In one window of Candidatus Sulfuricurvum sp. RIFRC-1 DNA:
- the rplP gene encoding 50S ribosomal protein L16, whose protein sequence is MLMPKRTKYRKMMKGRNRGYATNANKLDFGSIGFKATEAGRINSRQIEAARIAANRHIKRQGKIWIRVFPAKPLTAKPLEVRMGKGKGSVDQWVMNIKPGRIIFEMGGVEETLAREALALAMQKLPFKTKIVTAEMSNEIY, encoded by the coding sequence ATGTTGATGCCTAAACGTACGAAATATCGTAAAATGATGAAAGGGCGTAACCGTGGTTACGCTACGAATGCCAACAAACTTGATTTCGGTTCTATCGGATTCAAAGCAACGGAAGCGGGACGTATTAACTCTCGCCAAATCGAAGCGGCTCGTATTGCAGCAAACCGTCATATCAAACGTCAAGGTAAAATCTGGATCCGCGTGTTCCCGGCTAAACCATTGACTGCCAAACCACTTGAAGTGCGTATGGGTAAAGGTAAAGGTTCTGTTGACCAATGGGTAATGAACATCAAACCAGGCCGTATCATTTTTGAAATGGGTGGTGTTGAAGAGACTCTTGCACGTGAAGCATTAGCGCTTGCGATGCAAAAACTTCCGTTCAAAACCAAAATTGTAACTGCGGAGATGAGCAATGAAATATACTGA
- a CDS encoding type Z 30S ribosomal protein S14 encodes MAKKSMIAKAARTPKYAVRAYTRCQICGRPHSVISDFGICRVCFRKMANEGLIPGVRKSSW; translated from the coding sequence ATGGCTAAGAAGTCAATGATCGCTAAAGCGGCGCGTACACCTAAATATGCGGTTCGTGCTTATACTCGTTGTCAGATTTGTGGTCGTCCACACTCTGTCATCAGTGATTTTGGAATTTGTCGCGTTTGCTTCCGTAAAATGGCAAACGAAGGGTTAATCCCAGGCGTTAGAAAGTCAAGCTGGTAA
- the rplX gene encoding 50S ribosomal protein L24: MAKFNFKKGDIVEVIAGDDKGTKAELLQVMPKKNKVIVKGVRVAKKAIKPSEQNPQGGFLSKEMPVDASNVRKVEA, encoded by the coding sequence ATGGCAAAATTTAATTTCAAAAAAGGCGACATTGTTGAAGTGATCGCCGGTGATGACAAAGGTACTAAAGCAGAATTGCTTCAAGTTATGCCTAAGAAAAACAAAGTAATCGTTAAGGGTGTTCGTGTTGCTAAAAAAGCGATCAAACCAAGCGAGCAAAATCCACAAGGCGGATTCTTGAGCAAAGAGATGCCTGTAGATGCATCAAATGTCCGTAAAGTTGAGGCGTAA
- the upp gene encoding uracil phosphoribosyltransferase, translating into MYIHPTHPLLQSLVNTLRDTTLSPLVFRHTMKEITKILLYESLKNIPVSSKKIISWQGEQSVECIDESQIMVVSVLRAALPMHDAVIETLNHSISGFLGIKRDEETHKSHLYYDRVGECTGKTVILVDPMVATGGSLCDAIEIVRKKGATKVISLNIIASPEGIKAVESVYPEVTIVIAQIDERLDENKFIVPGLGDAGDRAFNTL; encoded by the coding sequence ATGTACATACATCCAACCCATCCCCTTCTCCAATCTTTAGTTAATACCCTTCGTGATACGACACTTTCCCCTTTGGTTTTTCGTCATACCATGAAAGAGATTACTAAAATTTTGCTCTATGAATCCCTTAAAAATATTCCGGTATCCTCTAAAAAAATTATCTCTTGGCAAGGAGAACAGAGCGTTGAGTGTATTGACGAGTCGCAGATTATGGTTGTATCGGTACTTCGCGCTGCATTGCCGATGCACGATGCGGTTATTGAGACGTTAAATCATTCGATATCCGGTTTTCTAGGGATAAAAAGAGATGAAGAGACCCATAAAAGTCATCTCTATTATGATCGTGTCGGTGAGTGTACCGGCAAAACGGTTATTTTGGTCGATCCAATGGTGGCAACAGGAGGATCTTTATGTGATGCTATTGAAATTGTCCGGAAGAAAGGGGCAACAAAAGTGATTTCGCTGAATATCATTGCCTCGCCTGAAGGGATCAAGGCTGTAGAATCGGTATATCCCGAAGTGACAATTGTAATAGCACAGATTGATGAGCGGCTGGATGAAAATAAGTTCATTGTCCCTGGATTGGGCGATGCAGGTGATCGAGCCTTCAATACATTGTGA
- the rplV gene encoding 50S ribosomal protein L22 — protein MARALLKFVRVSPTKSRLIAREVQGMNAEQAMAALEFTPNKAAKIIAKVVASAVANSGIEAEDCIIKSCRVDNGPVLKRFTQRARGTASGIRKPTAHILVEVEGK, from the coding sequence ATGGCAAGAGCACTATTAAAATTCGTTCGCGTATCTCCGACTAAATCTCGTTTGATCGCTCGCGAAGTTCAAGGAATGAATGCAGAGCAAGCAATGGCTGCGTTGGAGTTCACTCCAAATAAAGCGGCAAAAATCATCGCTAAAGTGGTTGCGTCAGCAGTAGCTAACAGCGGTATCGAAGCGGAAGATTGTATTATCAAATCATGCCGCGTTGATAACGGTCCGGTTTTGAAACGTTTCACTCAACGTGCACGTGGTACCGCTTCTGGTATCCGTAAACCGACAGCACACATTTTGGTAGAAGTAGAGGGTAAATAA
- the rplF gene encoding 50S ribosomal protein L6 — MSRIGKLPISIPADVTATLDGTLLTFTKGATTQTLDTLGNCGVVLEDNTLTFSTNSDQRADRAFWGTYRALAANIITGLVTGFEKKLEINGVGYRAAVQGDVLNLQLGYSHDINFDIPAGVTIAVEKNVISIKGVDKQQIGQIAAVIRSFRPPEPYKGKGVKYSDETILRKAGKTSKK, encoded by the coding sequence ATGTCACGTATTGGAAAACTTCCTATTTCTATCCCAGCTGATGTAACAGCGACACTCGATGGAACGTTATTGACGTTTACGAAAGGTGCAACAACTCAAACCTTGGATACTCTTGGTAACTGTGGTGTAGTACTTGAAGATAACACTTTGACGTTTAGTACAAACTCTGACCAACGCGCTGATCGTGCATTCTGGGGTACTTACCGTGCACTAGCAGCAAACATCATTACAGGTTTGGTAACTGGTTTTGAGAAAAAACTAGAGATCAACGGTGTTGGTTATCGTGCAGCAGTTCAAGGCGATGTTTTGAATCTTCAACTTGGTTACAGCCATGATATCAATTTCGATATTCCAGCGGGTGTTACCATTGCAGTTGAGAAAAACGTTATCAGCATCAAAGGTGTCGATAAACAACAAATTGGACAAATTGCAGCTGTAATCCGTTCATTCCGTCCACCTGAGCCGTACAAAGGTAAAGGTGTTAAATATTCTGATGAGACTATCCTGCGTAAAGCCGGTAAGACATCTAAGAAATAA
- the rpsH gene encoding 30S ribosomal protein S8, with the protein MINDLIADSLTRIRNAAMRRLDVTTLVHSKVVEAVVAILADKGYIESFNVVEDGVKKTINVVLKYDEKGRTVINEVKRVSKPGRRIYKGKDELKRFKNGYGTIIVSSSKGVLPNDKAFELGVGGEVLCTIW; encoded by the coding sequence ATGATTAATGATTTGATCGCGGATTCGTTGACTCGTATCCGTAACGCGGCTATGCGTAGATTAGATGTAACAACATTGGTTCACTCAAAAGTAGTAGAAGCAGTTGTTGCAATTTTGGCTGATAAAGGCTACATCGAGAGCTTTAACGTTGTTGAAGACGGCGTTAAAAAAACCATCAATGTAGTATTAAAATACGACGAAAAAGGTCGTACAGTTATCAATGAAGTAAAACGTGTCTCTAAACCGGGACGTCGTATTTACAAAGGTAAAGATGAACTTAAACGTTTCAAAAACGGTTACGGTACCATCATTGTCAGTAGTTCAAAAGGGGTTCTTCCTAACGATAAAGCATTCGAGCTTGGCGTAGGCGGAGAAGTCCTTTGTACAATTTGGTAA
- the rpsE gene encoding 30S ribosomal protein S5 — MNPINREEFSEAIVNIGRVTKVVKGGRRFRFTALVVVGNKKGTVGYGVGKAKEVPDAIRKAVDEAFKNLTNVKIKGTTIAHDIEVKYNASRILLKPASEGTGVIAGGATRPVLELAGIQDILTKSLGSNNPNTVVRATIDALSRIKG; from the coding sequence ATGAATCCGATTAATAGAGAAGAATTTTCAGAAGCGATTGTAAACATCGGTCGTGTAACTAAAGTTGTAAAGGGTGGTAGACGTTTTCGTTTTACTGCTCTCGTAGTTGTAGGAAATAAAAAAGGAACCGTAGGTTACGGAGTCGGTAAAGCCAAAGAGGTTCCCGATGCTATCCGTAAAGCGGTTGACGAAGCGTTCAAAAACTTGACTAACGTGAAGATCAAAGGTACTACCATTGCTCACGATATCGAAGTTAAATACAACGCGAGTCGTATCTTGCTTAAACCTGCATCTGAAGGTACAGGGGTTATCGCCGGTGGCGCTACCCGTCCGGTACTTGAGCTTGCTGGTATCCAAGACATCTTGACGAAGTCTTTGGGTTCTAACAATCCAAACACCGTGGTACGTGCAACAATCGATGCACTATCACGTATCAAAGGATAA
- the rpsQ gene encoding 30S ribosomal protein S17, protein MTHKREIQGIVVTKAGEKTATIVVERRVMHPRYHKTVKRFKKYMIHDENNQLNIGDEVIAIECRPLSKSKSFRLKTLVKGVNA, encoded by the coding sequence ATGACACATAAACGTGAAATTCAAGGTATCGTAGTTACAAAAGCCGGCGAAAAAACAGCAACTATCGTTGTTGAGCGCCGTGTTATGCACCCACGTTACCACAAAACGGTAAAACGTTTCAAAAAATACATGATTCATGATGAGAACAACCAACTAAACATTGGTGATGAAGTGATCGCGATCGAGTGTCGTCCACTTTCTAAAAGCAAATCGTTCCGTCTTAAAACTCTTGTTAAAGGGGTGAACGCATGA
- the infA gene encoding translation initiation factor IF-1: MAKDDVIEVDGKIIEALPNATFRVELPNGHVILCHIAGKMRMHYIKILPGDTVKIELTPYSLDKGRITYRYK, encoded by the coding sequence ATGGCAAAAGATGATGTCATTGAAGTAGACGGAAAGATTATTGAGGCACTACCCAATGCAACGTTTCGTGTTGAGTTGCCGAATGGTCATGTTATTTTGTGTCATATCGCAGGTAAAATGCGCATGCACTACATCAAAATTCTCCCGGGTGATACGGTGAAAATCGAACTGACTCCCTACAGCTTGGATAAAGGGCGAATTACCTATCGCTATAAATGA
- the rplE gene encoding 50S ribosomal protein L5 yields the protein MARLKDKYLALKPELQSALGIANAMQIPKLEKVVISVGCGFAMKDNKLIQSIQDTISNIAGQRASVVVARKSVAGFKVREGMPVGVKVTLRGAQMYDFMDKLISVSLPRVKDFRGIPRNGFDGRGNYNFGLTEQLIFPEVDYDSIMQIHGMNITVVTSATADKDAFKLLEMIGMPFAKGRE from the coding sequence ATGGCACGACTAAAAGATAAATATTTGGCTCTTAAGCCTGAGCTTCAATCAGCTCTTGGCATTGCTAACGCTATGCAGATCCCTAAACTTGAAAAAGTTGTGATCTCTGTCGGTTGTGGTTTTGCTATGAAAGACAACAAATTGATCCAAAGTATCCAAGATACAATCAGCAACATCGCTGGTCAACGTGCTTCAGTAGTTGTTGCGCGTAAATCGGTTGCAGGATTTAAAGTACGTGAAGGGATGCCGGTTGGTGTTAAAGTTACACTACGCGGTGCTCAAATGTACGATTTCATGGATAAATTGATCTCTGTATCACTTCCACGTGTTAAAGACTTCCGTGGTATTCCACGTAACGGTTTTGACGGTCGCGGAAACTATAACTTCGGTTTGACAGAGCAATTGATTTTCCCGGAAGTTGATTACGATTCAATCATGCAAATCCACGGGATGAACATCACCGTGGTAACAAGTGCTACTGCAGACAAGGATGCTTTCAAGCTTCTTGAAATGATCGGTATGCCGTTTGCTAAAGGGAGAGAATAA
- a CDS encoding tetratricopeptide repeat protein, which translates to MKWILVFLIIGWLNALNADGLKEDTQRKSFWDTYTSALRGDKIAQFQTGVIYERGIGVEVNQTHAALWYEKAAHQGYVDAQYNLALLYASGRGVEKNLDWAMIWLTKAAKQGDKEARALLLEIIDGKLDRDKPKDANAKIASPLIETITPVRFKTIEGGQICSLEGACKSYKANTTITSKIKSGSRYKVSGIGGKNGWQPYIGEGWIHEKDVQRD; encoded by the coding sequence ATGAAATGGATACTAGTATTTCTAATAATCGGATGGTTAAACGCGCTTAATGCAGATGGATTGAAAGAGGATACACAACGAAAATCGTTTTGGGATACCTATACCTCGGCATTGCGCGGAGATAAGATAGCACAGTTTCAAACCGGTGTTATTTACGAGCGCGGTATCGGTGTAGAAGTCAATCAAACGCATGCGGCTCTATGGTATGAAAAAGCAGCGCATCAAGGGTATGTGGATGCGCAGTATAATCTTGCACTCTTATATGCATCAGGGCGCGGAGTAGAAAAAAACCTTGATTGGGCGATGATATGGCTTACGAAAGCAGCAAAACAAGGGGATAAAGAGGCAAGAGCCCTTTTGTTGGAAATAATAGACGGAAAATTAGACAGGGATAAGCCCAAAGACGCAAACGCAAAAATTGCGTCTCCTCTGATTGAGACAATCACACCCGTTCGTTTTAAAACAATAGAAGGGGGACAGATTTGTTCGTTGGAAGGGGCCTGTAAAAGCTATAAAGCGAATACGACTATAACATCTAAAATAAAAAGCGGTTCACGATATAAAGTGAGCGGTATTGGCGGGAAAAACGGATGGCAGCCGTATATCGGCGAGGGGTGGATTCATGAAAAGGATGTGCAGAGAGATTAA
- the rplR gene encoding 50S ribosomal protein L18, whose product MTGKTLKIKTAKRIQRKRRIRSKISGCATLPRVSIFRSNRYISAQAINDESAVTLAAVHSKTLGLKANKADAEKAAAVFAKTLKDAGINEVTFDRNGFLYHGVVKAFAEALRANEIKF is encoded by the coding sequence ATGACAGGTAAAACACTTAAAATTAAAACGGCTAAACGTATTCAACGTAAGCGCCGTATTCGCTCTAAAATTTCAGGATGCGCGACTTTGCCACGTGTCTCAATTTTTCGTTCAAACCGCTACATCAGCGCACAAGCGATTAATGATGAATCAGCGGTAACGTTGGCGGCGGTTCACTCAAAAACTTTGGGTCTTAAAGCAAATAAAGCTGATGCTGAAAAAGCAGCGGCAGTATTCGCAAAAACCCTAAAAGATGCTGGGATCAATGAAGTTACGTTCGATCGTAACGGATTTTTGTATCACGGTGTTGTAAAAGCGTTTGCCGAAGCTCTTCGTGCAAATGAAATCAAGTTTTAA
- the rpsS gene encoding 30S ribosomal protein S19 produces MARSVKKGPFVDGHLMKKVIAAKETKSNKPIKTWSRRSVILPDMIGLTFTVHNGRQFVPVFVTENHVGYKLGEFSPTRTFKGHKGSVQKKIGK; encoded by the coding sequence ATGGCTAGATCAGTAAAAAAAGGACCATTTGTTGATGGACACCTAATGAAAAAAGTGATTGCTGCCAAAGAGACGAAAAGCAACAAACCTATCAAAACTTGGTCACGCCGTAGTGTGATCTTGCCAGATATGATCGGTTTAACGTTTACCGTCCACAATGGCCGTCAGTTTGTACCGGTTTTCGTAACGGAAAACCATGTTGGTTACAAACTTGGTGAATTTTCACCAACACGTACGTTTAAGGGCCATAAAGGTTCTGTACAAAAGAAAATCGGGAAATAA
- the rpmC gene encoding 50S ribosomal protein L29 encodes MKYTDLNDKTAAELQGMLKEKKIELFTLKIKQKMMQLTNTSELRTAKKDIARINTAMNAVK; translated from the coding sequence ATGAAATATACTGATTTGAACGACAAAACAGCTGCTGAACTTCAAGGTATGCTCAAAGAGAAAAAAATTGAGCTTTTCACTTTGAAAATTAAGCAAAAAATGATGCAATTGACTAACACGAGCGAACTTCGCACGGCGAAAAAAGACATTGCACGCATTAACACTGCTATGAACGCAGTGAAGTAA
- the rplN gene encoding 50S ribosomal protein L14, whose amino-acid sequence MIQSFTRLAVADNTGAKEIMCIKVLGGSKRRYATVGDVIIASVKKAAPTGKVKKGQVVTAVVVRTKKEVHRENGSLIRFDENAAVILDKKREPIGTRIFGPVSREVRYAGFMKIVSLAPEVV is encoded by the coding sequence ATGATTCAAAGTTTTACTCGTCTAGCAGTAGCCGATAACACAGGGGCTAAAGAGATCATGTGTATTAAGGTTCTTGGCGGTTCAAAGCGTCGTTATGCAACTGTTGGTGATGTTATCATCGCTTCAGTTAAAAAAGCGGCTCCAACCGGTAAGGTCAAAAAAGGTCAAGTGGTTACAGCAGTTGTTGTTCGTACGAAAAAAGAAGTTCACCGTGAAAACGGTTCTTTGATCCGTTTCGACGAAAATGCAGCAGTTATCCTTGATAAAAAACGTGAGCCAATCGGTACACGTATTTTCGGACCAGTAAGCCGTGAAGTTCGTTACGCAGGTTTCATGAAAATCGTATCACTTGCTCCAGAGGTTGTATGA
- the map gene encoding type I methionyl aminopeptidase: protein MAIALRKNDEIASLRAANQIVGATLELLASHTKPGITLKELDAIGEEYIRSQGAIPSFKGLYGFPSAVCTSVNEVIIHGIPTDYALREGDIVGFDVGTKKGGYFGDAAISLGVGKITPEDEALIACSKDALYFAIDIIKDGMRFKELSYEIEQFIHGRGFVPLRGFCGHGIGKKPHEEPEIPNYMDGTNAKAGPKIKNGMVFCLEPMICHKEGTSKILANGWDVVSTDGLRGSHYEHTVAIINGRAEILSIA from the coding sequence ATGGCGATTGCGCTACGCAAAAATGATGAAATAGCTTCACTTCGTGCTGCGAATCAAATCGTAGGTGCGACGTTGGAATTATTAGCTTCTCATACTAAACCGGGAATTACCCTAAAAGAGCTTGATGCCATTGGTGAGGAGTATATCCGCAGCCAAGGTGCCATTCCCTCTTTTAAAGGGCTTTACGGTTTTCCAAGTGCCGTTTGTACCTCTGTTAATGAAGTGATCATCCATGGTATCCCAACCGATTACGCTTTGCGTGAGGGTGATATTGTCGGATTTGACGTAGGGACAAAAAAAGGGGGGTATTTTGGTGATGCAGCAATCTCGCTTGGAGTCGGAAAGATCACTCCTGAAGACGAAGCATTGATTGCATGTTCTAAAGATGCCCTTTACTTTGCCATCGACATTATCAAAGACGGAATGCGCTTTAAAGAGCTTTCGTATGAGATAGAGCAGTTTATTCACGGTCGGGGATTTGTCCCTTTGCGTGGATTCTGCGGTCATGGAATCGGTAAAAAGCCGCATGAAGAACCGGAAATCCCGAATTATATGGATGGAACCAATGCGAAAGCAGGACCAAAAATTAAAAACGGAATGGTTTTTTGTCTGGAACCAATGATTTGCCACAAAGAGGGAACCTCCAAAATTTTGGCAAATGGCTGGGATGTGGTGAGTACGGATGGGCTGAGAGGCTCTCATTACGAGCATACGGTTGCGATTATCAACGGTAGAGCTGAAATATTATCAATCGCGTAA
- a CDS encoding pyrimidine/purine nucleoside phosphorylase: MSQFTNVTADKKANIYFDGKVTSRTLHFADGSIKTLGIMLPGEYTFNTGDKEIMEIMSGEMEVQLPGSEEWIIVQGPQSFDVPANSAFHLKVKIVSDYCCSFIK; the protein is encoded by the coding sequence ATGTCACAATTTACCAACGTCACCGCAGACAAAAAAGCGAATATCTATTTTGACGGTAAAGTTACCAGCCGTACCCTTCATTTTGCAGACGGCAGTATTAAAACTCTTGGGATCATGCTTCCGGGTGAATACACGTTTAACACCGGCGATAAAGAGATTATGGAGATTATGAGCGGAGAGATGGAGGTTCAGCTTCCGGGTTCAGAAGAGTGGATTATCGTTCAAGGACCGCAAAGCTTCGATGTACCTGCCAACAGTGCATTTCATTTAAAAGTTAAAATCGTGAGCGATTACTGCTGTAGTTTTATAAAATAA
- the secY gene encoding preprotein translocase subunit SecY, which produces MNQQLVNKILITIGFLFIFRLLAYVPVPGVDTAVIASFFDDHAADALGLFNMFSGNAVERLSIISLGIMPYITASIIMELLAATFPNLAQMKKERDGMVKYMQIIRYATIAITIVQAIGVSVGLQGMTGKDGSSAILVDHSTFMLLAVVSMLAGTMLLMWIGEQITQSGIGNGVSLIIFAGIVSAIPSAISQAVTMVNTGAMGFLSLVGIIALIIATILVIIYVELGERRIPVTYAKKTMMQNQNKRVMNYIPVKVNLSGVIPVIFASAILMFPMTVMSSSTNPTVQAIADVLNPNHYFFNFLTFVFVVFFAFFYASIVFNAKDISDNLKRQGGFIPGVRPGESTKEFLNDTAGRLTITGAIYLGLVATLPWVIVKAMGVPFFFGGTAVLIVVQVALDTMRRIEAQVYMSKYQTLSAVGL; this is translated from the coding sequence ATGAACCAACAACTTGTAAACAAGATCTTAATTACGATCGGTTTTCTCTTTATCTTCCGACTACTGGCATACGTGCCGGTGCCGGGTGTTGACACAGCTGTCATCGCTTCGTTTTTTGATGATCACGCGGCAGATGCGTTAGGTCTATTCAATATGTTCAGCGGAAATGCCGTAGAACGTTTATCTATTATCTCTCTTGGCATTATGCCCTACATTACAGCCTCAATTATTATGGAACTCCTAGCAGCCACTTTCCCGAACTTAGCGCAAATGAAAAAAGAGCGTGACGGTATGGTGAAATACATGCAAATTATCCGATATGCCACTATTGCGATTACGATTGTACAAGCGATCGGTGTGAGTGTCGGATTGCAAGGTATGACCGGAAAAGACGGCAGCAGTGCTATTTTGGTTGATCACTCAACCTTTATGCTCCTTGCGGTTGTTTCGATGTTGGCGGGTACTATGTTGTTGATGTGGATCGGTGAACAGATTACTCAAAGCGGTATCGGTAACGGTGTCTCTTTGATCATCTTCGCCGGCATTGTTTCGGCAATTCCGAGTGCGATTTCTCAAGCAGTAACGATGGTCAATACCGGAGCGATGGGATTCTTATCCCTTGTAGGTATTATTGCCCTCATTATTGCGACGATTTTGGTCATTATTTATGTTGAGCTGGGGGAACGCCGTATTCCGGTTACCTATGCGAAAAAGACAATGATGCAAAATCAAAACAAACGGGTTATGAATTACATTCCGGTTAAAGTGAATCTCTCCGGGGTTATTCCGGTTATTTTTGCTTCGGCAATTTTAATGTTCCCGATGACGGTTATGTCATCGAGTACCAATCCGACGGTTCAAGCAATCGCGGACGTACTTAATCCAAATCACTATTTCTTTAACTTTTTGACCTTTGTATTTGTTGTGTTCTTTGCATTTTTTTATGCGTCTATCGTATTTAATGCAAAAGATATCTCCGATAACCTCAAACGTCAGGGTGGATTTATTCCGGGTGTTCGTCCGGGCGAATCAACCAAAGAGTTTTTGAATGATACGGCGGGACGATTGACCATTACGGGTGCCATCTATCTCGGGCTTGTAGCAACTTTGCCATGGGTTATTGTTAAAGCGATGGGTGTGCCGTTCTTCTTTGGAGGGACAGCAGTATTGATCGTGGTTCAGGTTGCTCTGGACACAATGCGTCGTATTGAAGCACAGGTTTATATGTCAAAATATCAAACCCTTAGCGCGGTTGGTCTGTAA
- the rplO gene encoding 50S ribosomal protein L15 translates to MALENLTPAEGSTHSTKRLGRGQGSGQGKTAGKGHKGQKARKGYNEKRNFEGGQQPLARRLPKIGFTSRVVKPTIINVEKTNVIAELSEITMETIRSVHRLAKSVTSVKLVGASAKDLASKIKDENVTTTGN, encoded by the coding sequence ATGGCACTCGAAAATCTTACCCCAGCTGAGGGATCAACCCACAGCACAAAACGTCTTGGTCGCGGCCAAGGAAGTGGCCAAGGTAAAACAGCCGGTAAAGGTCACAAAGGTCAAAAAGCGCGTAAAGGTTACAATGAAAAACGTAACTTTGAGGGTGGACAACAACCACTTGCTCGCCGTTTGCCAAAAATCGGTTTTACATCACGTGTTGTAAAACCAACGATTATTAATGTTGAAAAAACAAATGTAATTGCTGAACTTTCAGAGATTACAATGGAAACAATCCGTAGCGTACACCGATTGGCTAAATCGGTTACAAGTGTTAAACTTGTTGGCGCGAGCGCTAAAGATTTAGCATCTAAAATTAAAGACGAAAACGTTACAACAACTGGTAACTAA
- the rpsC gene encoding 30S ribosomal protein S3 gives MGHKVNPIGLRLGINRNWESRWFPNFKTAAVSLGEDHKIRTYLKKELYYAGVSNIVIERTAKRLRVTIIAARPGIIIGKKGSDIEKIKESLQTLIGKPVAVNIKEEKKAQASAQLVAENVATQLEKRVAFRRAMKKVMQNAQRAGAKGIKVSVAGRLGGAEIARTEWYLEGRVPLHTLRAKIDYGFAEAHTTYGVIGIKVWIFKGEVLTKGIQPEAKESKEERGEDQQRRPRRKAN, from the coding sequence ATGGGTCATAAAGTTAATCCTATCGGACTTCGTCTTGGTATTAACCGCAACTGGGAATCTCGTTGGTTCCCTAACTTTAAAACAGCTGCGGTTTCACTTGGTGAAGATCATAAAATCCGTACCTATTTGAAAAAAGAACTCTACTACGCAGGTGTGAGCAACATCGTGATCGAGCGTACTGCGAAACGTCTTCGCGTTACTATCATCGCGGCTCGTCCTGGTATCATCATCGGTAAGAAAGGTTCTGACATTGAAAAAATCAAAGAATCTCTTCAAACCCTTATCGGTAAACCGGTAGCCGTTAACATCAAAGAAGAGAAAAAAGCACAAGCTTCTGCACAACTCGTTGCAGAAAACGTGGCTACTCAACTTGAAAAACGTGTTGCTTTCCGCCGTGCGATGAAAAAAGTTATGCAAAATGCACAACGTGCAGGAGCTAAAGGTATTAAAGTTTCAGTAGCAGGTCGTCTTGGCGGTGCTGAGATCGCTCGTACTGAGTGGTACCTTGAAGGTCGCGTACCGTTGCATACTCTTCGTGCAAAAATCGATTACGGTTTTGCAGAAGCGCACACCACTTACGGTGTAATCGGTATCAAAGTTTGGATTTTCAAAGGTGAGGTTCTCACTAAAGGAATTCAACCAGAAGCTAAAGAATCTAAAGAAGAGCGTGGCGAAGATCAACAACGTCGTCCACGACGAAAGGCTAACTAA